One Aptenodytes patagonicus unplaced genomic scaffold, bAptPat1.pri.cur scaffold_81, whole genome shotgun sequence genomic region harbors:
- the NDUFAF7 gene encoding protein arginine methyltransferase NDUFAF7, mitochondrial — MVPLPARRALLAALLGPAGRRRLPRHHAPAAARPSSGAGGRPEAEGPSRATAMLRHLLLKLRATGPVTVAEYMREALTNPGQGYYTRRGGIGESGDFVTSPEISQVFGELIGIWYISEWIATGKPKAFQLVELGPGRGTLTDDILRVFNQLASLLSKCDVSVHLVEVSPKLSEIQALMLTGGKVQSNPEDKSAYMEGISKTGIPIFWYRDIQDVPPGYSFYLAHEFFDALPIHKFQRTEKGWREVLVDIDPEVPDQLRFVLSPSSTPATENFIQPEETRDHVEVCPEAGAIIQRLACRIEKDGGAALVADYGHDGTKTDTFRGFQNHKLHDVLRAPGTADLTADVDFSYLRKMTQGRTATLGPIKQWEFLKNMGIDLRLQVLLQNSRDTATHEQLLHSYDMLMNPKKMGDCFNFFALLPHHRLVRPDKKQKPESKSPLPPVAGFGELLLK, encoded by the exons ATGGTCCCGCTGCCCGCGCGCCGCGCGCTCCTCGCCGCCCTCCTGGGCCCTGCCGGCCGCCGTCGGCTTCCCCGTCACCATG ctccggcggcggcgcggccctcCTCGGGCGCGGGGGGCCGGCCGGAGGCCGAGGGGCCCAGCCGGGCCACCGCCATGCTGCGGCACCTGCTGCTCAAGCTGCGGGCCACCGGGCCGGTGACGGTGGCCGAGTACATGCGGGAGGCGCTCACCAACCCCGGCCAg GGTTACTACACACGCCGCGGCGGCATCGGGGAGAGCGGGGATTTCGTCACCTCCCCTGAAATAAGTCAGGTGTTTGGAGAG TTAATAGGAATATGGTATATTAGTGAATGGATAGCCACGGGCAAACCTAAAGCATTCCAGCTGGTGGAACTGGGCCCAGGGAGGGGCACTCTTACTGATGATATATTACGG GTCTTCAACCAGCTTGCCTCTTTACTTAGTAAATGTGATGTCTCTGTTCATCTGGTAGAAGTGAGTCCCAAACTCAGCGAGATCCAAGCACTGATGCTGACAGGGGGGAAAGTGCAGTCAAACCCCGAGGACAAGTCTGCTTACATGGAAGGCATTAGCAAGACTGGAATTCCCATTTTCTGGTACAGAGACATTCAAGATGTGCCGCCAG GTTACAGCTTTTACCTAGCACATGAGTTTTTTGATGCCCTGCCAATACATAAGTTTCAG agaacagagaaagGCTGGCGTGAAGTGTTGGTCGATATAGATCCAGAAGTTCCTGACCAGCTGCGGTTTGTCCTGTCACCATCCAGTACCCCCGCGACAGAGAACTTTATTCAG CCTGAAGAAACGAGAGATCACGTGGAAGTGTGTCCTGAGGCTGGTGCCATCATTCAGAGGCTTGCCTGTCGTATAGAAAAGGATGGTGGGGCTGCACTGGTTGCCGATTATGGTCATGATGGAACCAAAACTGACACTTTCCGG gGTTTCCAGAATCACAAACTTCACGATGTGCTGAGAGCTCCAGGTACAGCAGACCTGACAGCAGATGTTGATTTCAGCTATCTTCGAAAGATGACACAGGGAAGAACAGCCACATTAGGCCCCATAAAACAGTgggagtttttaaaaaacatgggcATAGACCTCCGATTGCAG gtgctCTTGCAGAATTCACGTGACACAGCAACTCATGAGCAGTTACTGCACAGCTACGATATGCTGATGAATCCCAAGAAGATGGGGGACTGTTTTAACTTTTTTGCCCTGCTGCCTCACCACAGACTTGTACGTCCTGACAAGAAACAGAAGCCAGAATCAAAGTCTCCCTTACCACCTGTTGCTGGATTTGGTGAACTCTTACTGAAGTAA